The genomic stretch TGCTGCGTAAAATAATAACTGCGTGAATTCAAACCAAGATCATTATTATTTTTGCGTTTTAGCCTATCAAAGGCTAAATTATTCGCCTAATTGCGTTAAGGCTCGATATGCATCAACATCACCTTGCTCGGCTTTATTATGAAGATCTATGATAGTTTCATTGCTCTAACCATAATTGACAAGCAACATACTTGCCATTGCTATTAATAAAATTTTGATTATGTGCGTTTTCAATGACAACTCCTATAGCGGTTTAATCGCCGTAATGGCTTTAGATTTATACCTTATTTACCCAGTTGCTTTAACGTATCTTGGGCAAATCTATGGCCTTGAGCCGCCGCAAGCTGAAACCATTTAACAGCTTCATCCATATTTTTTTCCACCCCTTCGCCATGCATATAATTACAACCAAGGTTAAATTGCGCATCGGCATATCCTTGATCGGCAGAGCGCCTATACCACTTTGCCGCCTCAACCTTATCCATGGTGACACCCATTCCATTATAATAGATAATTCCTAGATTATATTGAGATTTAGCATCGCCTTGCTCGGCAGCAAGTTTGAATAGCATAATCCCTTGCTCTCTATCCTTATCAACCCCTTCGCCAAAGAAATATATGTTTGCTAAAGCAAATTGCGCATCGACATAGCCCTGATCTGAGGCAAGTTTAAACCACTTTATTGCTTCCTGCGTATTTTTAACTTCCCCTTCACCCGTTAAATAGGCGGTAGCAACATTATATTGAGATCGAACTTCGCCTTGTTCTGCTGCTCTTTTAAACCATTTTACAGCTTCCAGCTTATTCATTTCAACGCCATCACCAAGCAAGTATTTAACCGCTAAATTAAATTGGGCTTTTGAAAACCCTTGATCGGCTGAAAGGCGATACCACTTAACCGCTTGCACCTTATCTTGCGCAATGGCTTTGCCGATATCATAGGCTGCCCCCATTTCAAATTGAGCAATTGCATCGCCTTGCTCGGCTTTTTGGCGAAAATCTGCAATAAGGTCCTTACTGTGAGCAAAATTGACGAAAACCATACTGGCTATTGCAATAAATAAAAGTTTTAAAATCGGCGTTTTCAATAACCGCTCCTATAGATGTTAAGGGGCAGCCCCCAAATAGATGATCTGCTTTTAGCTACTGCAATAGTACACATTATTTAGGCTCTCGCCAATTCATAATAGTGTTGCGCCAAACAGGATTAATTTTTTCCTGCTAGAGGATTAAAATCAGTTTTGAACTCAATTTTTCCACCAAAAAAAACAGGACCAAGTTGCAGCTGCGCCACTTCAACTCTACGCCAAATGCATCACCAATAAAATTATTAAGCTGCTTAAAAGTTAAACGTGCCATCAATTAAAACTGATTTTTCCACCCGGTCACAGCCGTAATTGCTAATAGCTCGCCAATATAACGAGCAACAAGCCCTTTATTGTTCCCCTAACGGCTGGGGAACTGTAGCTTATTTTAAATTTGTGTTTGGCAACTATAATGCTGAATATTTTAAAACCAAAATTACATGTTATCATCATAAAGAACATTAGCGGCTATCTGGGTGAATAGCCGCTAAAGAGGAGTTATCAAAAATGTTTTATGTTTCAAGCCACTTGACGAATATTGCGTTCAATCAGTAATTGCTGCACCTCTTGCAAAGTTGATGGGTCTTCAATTGTGCTTGGCACTGTCCATTCCTCGCCATCGGCAATTTTGCGCATCATGCCACGCAATATTTTACCCGAGCGGGTTTTGGGTAATTTATGCACAGTTACCACCAGCTTGAAAGCTGCAACGGGGCCAATAATGTCGCGGATACGGTCAACACATTCTTTTTCAAT from Bartonella sp. HY328 encodes the following:
- a CDS encoding tetratricopeptide repeat protein, with protein sequence MKTPILKLLFIAIASMVFVNFAHSKDLIADFRQKAEQGDAIAQFEMGAAYDIGKAIAQDKVQAVKWYRLSADQGFSKAQFNLAVKYLLGDGVEMNKLEAVKWFKRAAEQGEVRSQYNVATAYLTGEGEVKNTQEAIKWFKLASDQGYVDAQFALANIYFFGEGVDKDREQGIMLFKLAAEQGDAKSQYNLGIIYYNGMGVTMDKVEAAKWYRRSADQGYADAQFNLGCNYMHGEGVEKNMDEAVKWFQLAAAQGHRFAQDTLKQLGK